A single window of Rickettsiella endosymbiont of Dermanyssus gallinae DNA harbors:
- a CDS encoding TrbI/VirB10 family protein, giving the protein MEKPTSQTPSSEGLPEIAESTNKKRVLLVILGGLLLLLVTHFYFNAKKETIKSEFPVEESYTTPNTQPKKSKEKSDSVETKPLSEQQLALLGEKQKELQQRLAAPMMVFNQENNNSPTVKSDKTVHAGEVDANRQFLQQASTASNSNQTVQATKMGALNQLIAEGHMIHAILETAINSDLPGNLRAMIDQPIYSEDGSQVLIPPGSRLMGQYKSGMLQGQSRVFIVWTRLMTPDGVSLNLASPGVDSLGMAGMSADTINHHFWQQFGTTALLSILGVGTSNVGVDSNASYNASQAYRMAITNSFNQTAQQTLQAGMIPPTLWVNQGSPIQVFVAHDLDFSAVSQTTHSKMNIF; this is encoded by the coding sequence ATGGAAAAGCCAACCTCACAAACACCCTCCTCTGAAGGATTACCCGAGATTGCAGAGTCAACTAATAAAAAGCGCGTGCTACTCGTTATTCTCGGCGGACTGTTATTGTTATTAGTGACGCACTTTTATTTTAATGCTAAAAAAGAAACAATCAAAAGCGAATTTCCCGTCGAAGAAAGTTATACCACACCCAATACCCAGCCAAAAAAATCAAAAGAAAAATCAGATTCAGTCGAAACAAAACCTTTATCAGAACAACAACTCGCTTTATTAGGAGAAAAACAAAAAGAACTACAGCAACGCTTAGCCGCACCCATGATGGTATTCAATCAAGAAAATAATAACAGCCCTACCGTAAAATCCGATAAAACAGTGCATGCCGGTGAAGTGGATGCTAACCGCCAATTTTTGCAACAAGCCAGTACCGCTTCCAATTCCAATCAAACTGTTCAAGCCACAAAGATGGGCGCTTTAAATCAATTGATTGCAGAAGGACACATGATCCATGCCATTTTAGAAACGGCGATTAATTCTGATCTACCAGGTAATTTAAGAGCAATGATTGATCAGCCGATTTATTCAGAGGATGGATCACAAGTATTAATACCGCCAGGCAGTCGATTAATGGGTCAGTATAAAAGTGGCATGCTACAAGGCCAATCACGGGTTTTTATAGTGTGGACACGTTTAATGACACCGGATGGTGTGAGTTTAAATCTGGCTTCGCCTGGTGTGGATTCACTGGGTATGGCAGGAATGTCAGCCGACACCATTAATCATCATTTCTGGCAACAGTTTGGTACAACGGCATTGCTTTCAATCTTGGGTGTCGGTACATCGAATGTCGGTGTAGATAGTAATGCGTCTTATAACGCTTCACAGGCTTATCGTATGGCGATAACCAATAGTTTCAACCAAACAGCCCAGCAAACGCTACAAGCCGGTATGATTCCACCAACCCTATGGGTTAATCAAGGTAGCCCGATCCAAGTATTTGTTGCACACGACCTTGATTTTAGTGCGGTTAGTCAAACTACACATTCTAAAATGAATATTTTTTAA
- the virB11 gene encoding P-type DNA transfer ATPase VirB11, translating into MSTKALEKYLAPLQPYLQTNGVTEVCINQPGAVFVEENGKFTRYTSEPLEFGFLETLANLIAEFNHKQFPHPLLSGYLPTGERIQCVMSPACEKNKIIFSIRCHSRRDMSLEDYQASGVFDQYAAANESTYAQTTDLLKTLHAKKDVFGFLKVAIKAKKNMIISGGTGTGKTTFLNACLKLIPDTERLITLEDTREVKINQPNTVHLLFNEDDETITAKKLFKACLRLRPDRILLSELRGTEAWSFLRAANSGHPGSISTVHADTPQGCFDQLVFMMQQARSSSTEENLRTYIQSIIPIVIQLKRSTNPARFVEIAEIYLGAFL; encoded by the coding sequence ATGTCGACTAAAGCCCTAGAAAAATACTTAGCGCCGTTACAACCCTATTTGCAAACTAATGGTGTCACCGAAGTGTGCATTAATCAACCAGGCGCGGTATTCGTTGAAGAAAACGGCAAGTTTACTCGATATACCAGTGAACCACTCGAATTCGGGTTTCTTGAAACCTTAGCAAATCTGATTGCAGAATTTAATCATAAGCAGTTTCCTCATCCTTTGCTTTCCGGTTATTTACCTACCGGCGAACGAATACAATGTGTGATGTCGCCTGCCTGTGAAAAAAATAAGATTATCTTTTCGATTCGTTGTCATTCACGGCGTGATATGAGCTTAGAGGATTATCAAGCCAGTGGAGTTTTTGACCAATATGCCGCTGCAAATGAAAGCACGTATGCACAAACAACAGATTTACTCAAAACATTACATGCCAAGAAAGACGTTTTTGGTTTTCTAAAAGTAGCAATAAAAGCCAAAAAAAATATGATCATTAGCGGTGGAACCGGCACAGGTAAAACCACCTTTCTGAATGCGTGTTTAAAATTGATTCCGGACACAGAACGGTTGATCACGCTAGAAGATACGCGCGAGGTTAAGATTAATCAGCCTAATACCGTTCATTTATTGTTTAATGAAGATGATGAAACCATTACAGCAAAAAAGCTATTTAAAGCCTGTTTACGCCTAAGACCCGATCGTATTTTATTATCTGAGTTACGCGGTACAGAGGCATGGTCGTTTCTCCGTGCAGCGAACAGTGGCCATCCAGGCAGTATCAGCACAGTACATGCCGATACGCCGCAAGGTTGTTTTGATCAGCTCGTTTTTATGATGCAGCAAGCGCGTTCATCTTCAACTGAAGAAAACCTACGCACCTACATTCAATCCATTATTCCTATTGTTATCCAGCTAAAACGTAGCACTAACCCAGCAAGATTTGTGGAAATAGCCGAAATTTATTTAGGAGCCTTCCTTTAA
- a CDS encoding response regulator has protein sequence MQLYKQQEKEKHHFLPALLVEDDVVCQMAIHSQLTHLGYQVYVVKTAEEAINLVSNKLYALILINLGLPDQPGQAVIQAARDCNLNKSTLLIACSTHIDKKKEETCLALGADKVLTKPILTKLLIEAIERSLLKEGS, from the coding sequence GTGCAGTTATATAAACAACAAGAAAAGGAAAAACACCACTTTTTACCTGCTTTATTAGTTGAAGATGATGTTGTTTGCCAGATGGCAATTCATTCTCAGTTAACTCATCTAGGTTACCAGGTATATGTGGTTAAAACGGCAGAAGAGGCTATTAACCTAGTTAGTAATAAACTTTATGCTTTAATTTTAATTAACTTAGGCTTACCTGATCAACCTGGTCAAGCGGTTATTCAAGCAGCTCGTGACTGTAATTTAAATAAATCAACACTCTTGATTGCTTGTTCAACACATATTGATAAGAAAAAGGAAGAAACATGTCTAGCATTAGGGGCAGATAAGGTACTAACAAAACCTATTCTAACTAAATTGTTGATAGAAGCTATTGAAAGGAGTTTATTAAAGGAAGGCTCCTAA
- a CDS encoding MFS transporter has protein sequence MSYSHTNSTSMLKSNLGLKGWIVCFVASLFFLFEFLQVNMFSSIDPEVMKAYGLDSTQLGFLSSIYFYSTVVFLLPAGYLLDRFSPKKIILVTLILSIIGIIGFALSYELWLAAVYRCIEGIASAFCFLGCFKISTNWVPKSRLALATGLIMTIAMLGGVLAQTPLMLLVETYGWRNALLIDAMVGAVVGIAILSVVKDSPDNKRYMPNLVETINYWHAFKNAASKVSNWSCGIYTCLMNLPMMLLGAIWGSLFLMQAHSFARADAATIVSMIFIGTIVGAPIAGWASDFLCKRKAVMWFAALLSLILTVFITYQPHLSKNAELLVFFLVGFISSAQILGYPTAAQNDRIGIPAMSASIVSFTTMSGYIVFMPLFGWVMNIAAPHTTINGVAIYTLFSYQNALWIISVGLFLAFVSVFFIRNPEFSPKSISFQYPVVNTGAKS, from the coding sequence ATGTCGTATTCCCACACAAATTCAACCAGCATGCTGAAGAGTAACTTAGGACTGAAAGGTTGGATTGTTTGTTTTGTTGCTTCTCTTTTCTTTTTATTTGAATTTCTTCAGGTCAATATGTTTAGTTCAATTGATCCTGAGGTGATGAAAGCTTATGGTCTTGATTCAACCCAATTAGGTTTTTTATCATCTATTTATTTTTATTCGACTGTCGTTTTTTTGCTACCTGCAGGCTATCTTTTAGATCGTTTTTCTCCAAAGAAAATCATTTTGGTTACGTTAATTTTGAGTATTATTGGGATTATTGGATTCGCTCTTTCATATGAATTATGGCTGGCAGCTGTTTATCGGTGTATTGAAGGGATTGCAAGCGCATTTTGTTTTTTAGGGTGTTTTAAGATTTCAACAAATTGGGTTCCGAAGTCTCGATTAGCATTGGCTACCGGATTAATTATGACTATCGCGATGTTAGGAGGGGTGTTAGCACAAACTCCCTTAATGTTGCTTGTTGAAACATATGGTTGGCGAAATGCGCTTCTTATTGATGCTATGGTGGGTGCTGTGGTGGGTATTGCTATTTTATCAGTCGTGAAAGATTCACCTGATAACAAGAGATATATGCCAAATTTAGTTGAAACAATCAATTACTGGCATGCTTTTAAAAATGCTGCTTCAAAAGTCAGTAACTGGTCATGCGGTATTTACACGTGTCTTATGAATTTACCCATGATGTTATTAGGGGCAATTTGGGGAAGTTTATTTTTAATGCAAGCTCATTCATTTGCTAGAGCTGATGCAGCTACTATTGTTAGCATGATTTTTATTGGAACCATCGTTGGTGCTCCTATTGCTGGTTGGGCATCTGATTTTTTATGCAAAAGAAAAGCTGTAATGTGGTTCGCAGCGTTACTATCTTTGATTTTGACAGTTTTTATTACCTATCAGCCACATTTAAGCAAGAATGCTGAATTACTTGTTTTCTTTTTAGTTGGATTTATTTCAAGCGCTCAAATATTAGGATACCCAACGGCCGCTCAGAATGATCGAATAGGAATTCCTGCTATGTCAGCAAGTATTGTCTCATTTACGACGATGAGTGGATATATTGTGTTTATGCCACTTTTTGGATGGGTAATGAATATTGCTGCACCGCATACTACTATAAATGGAGTAGCGATTTATACTTTATTTAGCTATCAGAATGCTTTGTGGATTATTAGCGTTGGCTTATTCCTGGCTTTTGTTTCAGTTTTCTTTATACGTAACCCTGAGTTTTCTCCTAAGTCTATCTCTTTTCAATACCCCGTAGTCAATACGGGTGCCAAGTCTTAA
- a CDS encoding helix-turn-helix transcriptional regulator, giving the protein MKGMDLQNHYALKSADEVNQICTPLQDIGVSYFNYLKIYKDGSRELLTNDAPWIDHFYQNALYLTAGAVDVEHLLPKGYFLWSELDSADPAYSQGRESFNIDNGVSFVIKRDDVTYLYIFASTKDNVHINNYYVRNIDLFKRFIQHFQDRGADLIKQSAKNRIFLPERQIVNPNRFKDIEVSLETRTAFYKKTEMDKFYLLSASDDLYLTPKQAEVAVYLVAGATAKQCARYLGISYRTVETYIEEMKQKIFKVLGINLSKDELAIFLKKTGIQDVVFPHKFNQHAEE; this is encoded by the coding sequence ATGAAAGGGATGGATTTACAAAATCATTATGCACTTAAATCGGCTGATGAGGTCAATCAGATTTGCACACCGTTGCAAGACATTGGAGTTAGCTATTTCAATTATCTCAAAATTTATAAAGATGGCTCGCGTGAATTATTGACTAATGATGCGCCTTGGATTGATCATTTTTATCAAAATGCACTCTATTTGACAGCGGGGGCAGTGGATGTTGAGCATCTTTTGCCTAAAGGCTATTTCTTGTGGTCTGAACTTGATTCAGCGGATCCGGCCTATAGTCAAGGAAGGGAGTCGTTTAACATCGATAATGGGGTTAGTTTTGTCATCAAGCGTGATGATGTAACCTATCTTTACATTTTTGCATCAACTAAAGATAACGTTCATATTAATAACTACTATGTTAGGAATATCGATCTTTTTAAACGATTTATTCAACACTTTCAAGACAGGGGTGCTGATTTAATTAAGCAGTCAGCAAAAAATAGAATATTTTTACCTGAACGACAAATTGTAAATCCTAATCGTTTTAAGGATATTGAGGTATCCCTCGAAACTAGAACAGCTTTTTATAAAAAAACAGAGATGGATAAGTTCTATCTTTTAAGTGCATCAGATGATTTATATCTTACGCCTAAGCAAGCTGAAGTTGCTGTTTATCTTGTTGCTGGGGCTACCGCTAAGCAATGTGCGCGTTACCTTGGTATTTCGTATCGTACTGTTGAGACATATATCGAAGAAATGAAACAAAAAATTTTCAAAGTTTTAGGTATTAATTTGAGTAAAGATGAGTTGGCAATATTTTTGAAAAAAACAGGAATTCAAGATGTCGTATTCCCACACAAATTCAACCAGCATGCTGAAGAGTAA
- a CDS encoding TIGR00730 family Rossman fold protein: MKSLCVFLGATIPQNPKFLEATLALGKILAERKVQLVYGGAKIGLMGQLADAVLANGGRVVGVMATVLEGEITHDGLTHLHVTNSLQERKAMMADLSDGFIAMPGGLGTFEEMFEIWNARKIGASKKPLGLLNIDGYFDFTFAQLERGVKEGFVSTSHLALIKCCDDPVTLLDLILSDRVAFTEEASVVPRMKVS; this comes from the coding sequence GTGAAAAGCCTATGTGTATTTCTTGGTGCAACCATTCCTCAAAATCCAAAATTTTTAGAAGCTACATTGGCTCTAGGGAAGATTTTGGCAGAACGAAAAGTTCAGCTTGTCTATGGTGGTGCAAAAATTGGGTTAATGGGGCAATTAGCTGATGCCGTTCTAGCGAATGGTGGCAGAGTAGTAGGTGTAATGGCTACTGTGCTGGAAGGAGAAATAACCCATGACGGATTAACTCATTTACATGTGACTAATAGCTTACAAGAACGAAAGGCGATGATGGCAGATTTATCTGATGGATTTATTGCTATGCCTGGTGGTTTAGGCACCTTTGAAGAGATGTTTGAAATTTGGAATGCCCGCAAGATTGGGGCAAGCAAAAAACCGCTAGGTCTTTTAAATATTGATGGGTATTTCGATTTTACTTTTGCTCAACTTGAACGAGGTGTTAAAGAGGGATTTGTTAGTACCTCACATTTGGCATTAATTAAATGTTGTGATGATCCGGTAACTTTGCTGGATTTGATTTTAAGTGATAGGGTTGCGTTTACAGAAGAGGCGAGCGTAGTGCCAAGGATGAAAGTTAGTTAG